ATCTTTGAGGCCTTAGGCAAAGAGAAAAAACAAATTCAGGCTAAAATTAAATCCAGCGCCTTGGAATCTATCCATAGGTTTAAGGAGGAGACACAAGGAAAAAAGACAAAACAGACACCTAAAAAGAGCGATTCAGAAATATTGCGTTTAAGCTTTTATCAGATTGATGATTATTTGACCTGTCCTCTAAAATATAAGTATGTGCATATTTTGCATGTGCCGATTTTAACGCATCACACTGTAGTATATGGCAAGGCATTACATGATGCAGTAGCAAAATATCTACAGTTCAAGATCAAAAATAATACGATTCCCTTAAAAGAACTTATCGACACCTTTGATGCCTCTTTTTCTGATGAGGGTTTCTTAAGCAAGGAGCACCGCCAGAATCGCAAGGCCTTAGCGCATGAGGCCTTAAAGAGATTTTATAAACAGGAGGAGTCAGCTGAAAGGCCGCCTACATTTGTAGAGAAGGATTTTTCTTTTACACTGGATAATAATAGGATCGTTGGTCGCTGGGATAGAGTAGATTTTATCTCTAAGCAAGAGGCAGTAATAATTGACTACAAATCTTCTCATATAAACAAACAAAAAGATGCTGACCGAAAGGCTAAACTGAGCTTACAGCTTGCGATTTATGCCATGGCCTTTAATGAGCTATTTGGATTCTTTCCAAAGCAAACAGAGTTACATTTTTTGGAATCTTCCTTGGTTGGCAGAGATAGTAAGGACGAGAAGGCGTTTAAAAAGGCGCATGAGGAGATTGCTATTGCATCAGCTGGTATAAGAAGCGGAAAATTCGATGCCAATCCTAGTTATATGGCATGTAATTATTGCGCTTACAGAGAGATCTGCAATTTTGCTAAGGTCTGAGTGTGATTTCTTTTTCTTGACTTAGAGTTTTAGGCGGTGTATACTCCCTTTACTAATATAGAAAAATATAGTATAGTAAAGGGAATAGGCATGTTAAATATCCTATATTACTAAATATGAAAGGGAGGTGTAAAGTTGTCGCTGCTTAAGGATAATAAGAAAAAACTAATCGAAAAATTTAAACTGCATTCTGCTGATACGGGTTCTTCGCAGGTTCAGATTGCCATTCTTACAGAAAGGATTAGCTTTTTGAGTGAGCATTTGAAGCGTCATAAAAAAGACCATAATTCGCGAAGAGGACTTCTGAAACTAGTAAGCAGACGTCGTCGCCTATTGGACTATCTTAAGAAGGATGCACCACGCAGATATGAAGAAATAATAGATAAATTGAAATTGCGTAAATAACCAATAATTAGAGAGGAATCGTTAATATGCAGACTGAAGATGTTAAAGTAAAATTCGCTAAAGAGGATTTGATTCTAGAAACAGGTGAACTTGCCAAACAGGCAAATGGTTCTGTCTTGGTGCGTTATGGTGGTACTGTTGTCTTGGTAAGTGTCTGTTGTTCAAAACAGCCTAGGGAGGGAATAGATTTTCTTCCTCTATTCGTAGAATACCAAGAAAAGACTTATGCCGCAGGTAGGATTCCAGGAGGCTTTTTTAAACGGGAAGGAAGACCTTCTGAAAATGAAATATTGATTTCGCGACTTATAGATAGGCCGTTGCGGCCATTATTTGATAAAAATATTCGCAATGAAATTCAGATAGTAGCTGTTGTCTTATCAAGCGACGGTTCTAATGATCCTGATATCTTGAGTGTAATTGGTGCATCATGCGCAGTATCTATTTCTGGGATACCTTTTGCCGGACCAGTAGGCGCTTGTCGCGTTGGATTCATAGAGTCAGATTTTGTTCTTAATCCTACTTATGAAGAATTAGAAAAAAGCTCTTTGAATCTTGTTGTTGCTGCTTCCAGAGAGGGTATCATAATGCTTGAGGCAGATGCAAAAGAGGAGACAGATGAGACTGTGTTTGCCGCTATTGAATTTGCCCTTAGCCACATTCCAAAGGTTATTGATTTACAGGAAGAGCTTATAAAAAAGGTAAAGAAGCCGGCTTTAGAGTTAGCCTTAAGCAAGGCATATAAAGATTTGTTATCCGGGATTGATGATGCGTTTAAAGAGAGAATCAAAAAAAGCGCACTGATTGCCAATAAGGATGAATATGAAAAATGCACGAAAGAAATAGTCGAGGAACTTGTTGAAAAGCTCTCTACTGATACTGAAAAGCCAGAGGTCTCAGGCGTTAAAGATGCAGTGGCAGAGATGCAGGAACAAGGCTTACGTAATTTTATATTAAAAGAACATAAAAGGGTTGATGGTAGAGAGTTTGATGAAGTGCGTCCGATAACTTGCCGCGTCTCTAACCTTCCGCGCACGCATGGCTCTAGTATTTTTACTCGAGGCCAGACTCAAAGCCTTGCAGTCACAACATTGGGCACGCGTTCAGATGAGCAGATGATCGAGGCCTTAGAAGGCAAGACCTATGAGTCTTTCCTGCTGCATTATAGTTTTCCTCCATTCAGTGTAGGTGAGGTAAAGCCAATGAGGGGTCCTGGTCGCAGGGAGATAGGGCATGGTGCCTTGGCAAGAAAGGCATTGGCAGTAGTCATGCCGGAAAAAGACGATTTTCCTTATACCGTAAGAGTTGTATCAGAGATACTTGAATCAAATGGTTCTTCAAGTATGGCTACGGTTTGTGCTGCTACCCTTTCACTTATGGATGCTGGTGTTCCAATAAAATCTCCGGTTGCAGGGGTTGCCTTAGGGTTAGTCAAAGAAGGAAAGACGCAAGCAATCCTTACTGATATTTCAGGCGGAGAGGATCATTTCGGGGATATGGATTTTAAGATTGCTGGGACAAAAAATGGCATTACAGCATTACAGCTTGATCTTAAAATTGACGGTGTAGACTTAGCGTTGATAAAGGATGCTATGGAGCAATCTCGTAAGGCTAGGACTTTGATACTTGATAAGATCTCTCAGACGTTAGATGCACCGCGAAAAGAAATATCGGATTATGCCCCACGCATTAAGATTTTACAGATTAACACTGAAAAGATCGGCGATTTGATTGGTCCAGGTGGTAAGGTAATAAAAAAGATAATCAACTCTACAGGTGTAACTATTGATATTGATGACGATGGCAGGGTATTGATTGGCTCTGATAAAAAGGAGAATCTGCAAGCTGCCTTGGATACGATTCGCATGATAGTAGAGGACGTAGAAGTGGGTAAGGTTTACGCTGGGAAAGTTGTGAAGATAACAAATTTTGGTGCCTTTTGTGAAATTGCTCCTGGAAAAGAAGGCCTAGTCCATGTTTCAGAGATCTCTGATAGCTATGTTAAGAACGTCAGCGATGTATTAAAGGTTAATGATGAAGTTAAGGTCAAGGTAATTGCCATTGATGAATTAGGTAGGATAAACCTGAGTTTAAAAAAGGCAAAGGATGATAAATAGGGACCGCCTAAATGAAATAAAAGCGCTTCTCTTACTTAGCGCGAGCCTTCTAATTTTTATTTCTTTGGTTTCTTTTACGCCTGAGGATTTAGCCTTTTACACCTCCACTCCTAATGTACCCGCCCATAATCTTGCCCGGATTTTTGGTGCCAGGATTGCTGGAACCTTAATGTTTTTCTCTGGTTGGGGCTCGTATCTATTTGTGCTTTTCTTTCTTCTCTGGGCAAAGGAGTTATTCCAGAAGAAAAGCGCAAGCGCACTAAGATTTATTAATATCCTGAGTTTTTTTGTTTTTCTCTTTTCTGTCTCCAGCTTTCTTTGCATTTTTGGTCCTGAATTGGCAAGTAGTCGATTCTTGCGCGGCGGGCTTATCGGCCTGGTTTTTTCCGATTTCCTGTTAAGATATTTTGGTAGGTCAGGAGCAACTATAATACTTTTAACCTTAATTAGCATCTCTTTTATTGTGGCTGAAGAGATGGTAATCTTGCCGTTTTTACTAAAACTAGGCCAGAGGCTGAAAACATTCTTTTCAAATTTTGATCTTAGATTATTTATTCGAAGATTGATCAATGCATTAAAGGTTTCCCCTTCAAAAAGAATAGTTTCAGTTGCTAAATTAAGGAAAACCACCCTCAGTCCAGACGAAGTCCTCACTTCCCAAAAAATCTCTAAATTAGAAAAAATCCAAACAAAGATTAATATTAAACAAAAGCCAAGACCTACAGTCGTAGCCTCTTTACGCTCTAAGGTCTCTAAAGATGAAATAAATAAAGTATTTGCTCCTGCAGAGGTTGAGGGTTTTGCAGCGGGTGAATATAAATTACCAACCCTTGATCTTTTGGATGATCCACCCGCCCTTAGCGAGCGGACGCTAAAAGATGATTTAGCTGCCAATGCACGTATTTTAGAAGATACATTATCAGATTTTGGCATTAGTGCACGTGTTACAGATATTGAACGCGGCCCTGTTATTACTAGATATGAATTAGAGCCTGCCCCTGGTATAAAATTGCAAAAGATAGTCAATCTCAATGATGATATTGCCTTGACAATGAAGGCTCAAAGCGTAAGAATAGTTGCACCAATTCCTGGTAAGGCAAGGGTGGGAATAGAGGTGCCTAATTCGTCTACTAATTTAGTTTATTTCAAGGATGTTGTTTCAGATAAGGATTTTCATACTGCTGATAAAAGATTAACTATGGCGATTGGCAAGGACATTGCGGGTAGCCCAGTTATTGCTGATTTAGGTGAGATGCCGCATCTTTTAATTGCCGGAACCACAGGTAGTGGTAAGACCGTATGTGTAAACTCGTTGATTATGTCTTTTCTTTATCGGCTCAGCCCAGATGAAGTTAAATTTATTTTAGTAGATCCAAAGATGGTAGAATTAGCCCATTTTAATAACATACCTCATCTGCTTTGTCCTGTTGTTACTGCTGCTAATAAGGTTTCTGGTGCGCTTAACTGGTTGGTAGGAGAAATGGAGAGGCGCTATAAGCTTCTGGCAGAGGTAGGGGTGAGAAATATTGAATATTTTAATAAGCGTGAAGACTCTGAAAAGCTGCCATTTATTATAGTAATTATTGATGAACTTGCTGATCTTATGTCTGTTGCTGCAAACCATATTGAAAATGCAATAACCCGTCTAGCGCAGCTCTCACGCGCTGTTGGAATACACTTGATTTTAGCTACTCAAAGACCATCAGTGGATGTTGTTACTGGGGTTATCAAGGCTAATTTTCCTGCCCGCATTTCTTTTAAAGTAGCTTCGAAGGTTGATTCCAGGACAGTGCTTGACAGAAACGGTGCGGATAAACTTTTAGGTAGAGGCGATTTGCTTTTTCTTCAACCTGGCGATTCAAAATTGATTCGGGCTCAAGGCTGTCTCATAAAAGATAGTGAGATTGAGCGCGTCACAGAGTTTATAAGGAGACAAGGAGAGCCGCGTTATGATAGTGAGGTTCTAAAAGGAACAGATAAGTCAAGGGCTCGCTTTGCCCAGAAAGATGAACTGTTTGATGAGGCTGTAAGGATGGTTATAGAAAGCAACCAGGCCTCTGTCTCAATACTTCAGAGACGAATGCGTTTAGGTTATACGCGGGCAGCACGTTTAATTGATTCTATGGAAGAAGAGGGCATTATAGGGTCTTTCCAAGGCAGCAAACCCAGAGAGATACTTGTGGATAGAGAATCCTGGTTAGAAAAATCTGATACAAAAGAGGAAAAGTATGATTGATGCTCTAGGCAAGATATTTAAGGATGCCCGTAGGGGGAAAGGCCTCTCTATTGGTCAGGTTTGCAAAAAGACCAAGGTCAATCACAATATTATTTCAGCGATTGAAGAAGATAATTTCGAGGCCTTAAATCCTGTTTACATGAAAAGCTTCATAAAGATTTATGCTAGATTTTTAGGCTTGGATGCTGAAGAGGTCATCAGTAAATATTGTGAATATATGCAATTAGAGCCTGAGAAACACCTCTTGCGAGAAAAACTTAAAAAGGACGAGAGCAAGCTTGAACCTTTAGAGAGTAAATCTTTAAGGACGCTCATTGATGAAGGGATTTTAAGGGACATTTCAAAACTGTTTAGAGGAAAGAAAAAATTTTTTATTACTATTTTATTTATTTTAATTAGCGTAGTTTTATTAAATTATTTATTTTTTGCAAGAATTAAAAAAGCTCCGATTAAGTCTGTAGGGCTAAAGGAGAAAATAGTTAAAGATAGCAAGCTTACTAAGCAGAGCATAGTTAAGTTTAAAGATTCTTTAAGGCTATCTGTGCGTGCTAAAAAAGATTGCTGGATGCGAGTTAGGGTTGATGGTAAGTTAATCTTCCAGACTACTCTTAAGAAAGGCGAAGTTGAGAGCTGGCAGGCAAAAGAGAAGATTGAGCTAAAGCTGGGTAATCCGGCTGGCGTAGACCTGGAGTTGAATGGAGAGCTCTTAGAGCAATTTGGCAGGCGTAGCTCCAAATCGCGTTATGCAACAATAACAAAGGAAGGCATAAAAATTGCTAGATGAGTACAAAGACAAAGGTTGGAATCTTAAGTTTAGGTTGCCCGCGAAATATTGTAGATTCGGAAGGTATCACAAGCCGCCTTTATTTAAAAAATTTTCAAATAGTTGATATAAATCAAGCTGAAATAGCAATTATTAATACTTGCGCATTTTTAAAAGAAGCAGTAGAAGAATCAATTGACAAGATCCTAGATTTAGTCGAGCTTAAAAAACAAGGCAGATTACGTAAGATTATAGTTTCCGGTTGCCTTCCGAGTCGTTATAAATCTCAACTGATCCACTCCTTGCCAGAAATAGATGCCTTCATCGGTCCCCAGAAGCTGTCAGAAAAAAATACACCAATCTTAAGACTTACACCCAAGCACTATAGTTATGTTAAGATTACCGAAGGCTGTTTAAATAAATGTAGTTTTTGTATTATCCCCAAGCTAAAGGGGAAATTTGCCAGCCGTTCTATAGAATCAATTCTAGAAGAAATCCAATCCATTGATATAAATGGAAAAAAAGAGATAGATATCATAGGCCAAGATATAAGTCAATACGGACTTGATCTTTATAAAGAATATGCGCTTGATCGCTTATTAGCGAATATTTGCAAAAAACTAAAGTATATAAAATGGATTCGACTTCTCTATTTACATCCATCTCACATAACAGATGAACTTATTAGAGTTGTAGCGGGAGAGAAGGCTATTTGTAAGTATATAGATTTGCCACTACAGCACATTAATGATGTTATCCTTAAAAGAATGAACAGGCAAATTTCCAAGCGCCAAATCATTAATTTGATTGAAAATATTAGAAAAGAGATTCCCGATGTCGCCATTAGGACATCTTTTATTATTGGTTTTCCGGGTGAGACTGATAAACAATTCAAGGAACTTCTGAAATTTATAGAAGAGATGCGTTTTGAACGTTTGGGGGTGTTTCTTTATTCCCGAGAAGAAGACACGCCTGCCTATCATTTCAAAGAACAGATTCCTGAAAAGGTAAAACGCAGGCGTTTTGATGAACTTATGGGTTTACAGCAATCTGTTGCTAGTAGTTTATGTAGAGAATCTCTCAATACGACTTGCGATGTAATAATTGATGAAAAATGCAAGGATGACCCAGATACTTATTTAGGCAGAACCAGTCAGGACGCACCTGAAGTGGACGGTGTTGTTTATGTTAAGGCTAAGGATTTAAAAATCGGTGATATTGTGTCGGTCAGAATTACAGACAGTCTAGAGTATGATTTGATAGGAGAGGTAGTTTGAATATTGCCAATAAACTTACATTAACTCGTATAGGACTTACGTTTGTATTTATGTTTTTTCTTTTTCTGCCGGGTTTAATCTTTAAGTCCTTGGCCTTATCGATTTTTTGCCTTGCATGTCTTTCAGATTATCTAGATGGATTTTTGGCCAGAAGACACAATGTGATTTCAAACTTCGGAATTATTATGGATCCGATTGCTGATAAGATTTTAGTTTTAGCATCATTTTTATCTTTTGTAGAGATGAAGTTGATTCCTGCCTGGATGGTGGTTATTGTGATCTTAAGAGAGTTTTTGATTACGGGCTTGAGAATATTTGCCTTAAGTAAAGGTAGGGCCTTGAAGGCAGAGCGGGCAGGAAAACATAAAACCATGTCTCAGATGTTCACGATATTTGTAATCTTATTGTTTTTAATTGTTAAGGAGATAGGTTTAAAGTACGCTCTCTGGAATGATTTGATTCAGTCTAGGGCAATAGCGTTTATTACATTACTTATGATGCTAACAGTAATTTTTACAGCAACTAGTGGCATAAGCTTTCTTTTGGGCAATAGGCATTTAATCCTAAGGGACAACACTTGATTAGAGAGTATTTAAAAGAATGAATGAAAAATTGATTAAGCTACTTGCAACTTTTTTCGGGGCAGGCCTTCTTCCTCTGATTGAGGGTACCTGGGGTTCATTGGCCGGGATTATAGTTTATTTCTTATTTTTAAAGGGAAATAGCATTATTCATTTATGCTTTTTCTTGATAATCACTGTTGTTGGTTTTGCGGTATGTGCTCCGGCTGAAAGGATTTTTAAAAAAAAGGATGCCGGAGCTATTGTTATTGATGAAGTAGCAGGTATTTCACTTTCACTTCTTTTTATCCCTCCTAAACCATTATATATATTAATAGGTTTTTTTCTCTTTCGCTTATATGATACGATTAAGCCTCCTCCCACGCATTCTATTGAAAAACTTTCCGGCTCATACGGGATAATGGGTGATGATTTAATTGCAGGCGTTTATACCAACATCTCTCTGCATATAATAATCTTTGTTTTGAGTTTTTCAGGAGTGTTATCCTAGTTTGATAGTGGAGAGGACTTCATAATGCGGGCCAGCTGATGAAAGCGCACTTTTAAAAAGGCTCACCGCCTCAGTCATCATTTCTTTCTGGCAAATATCGGTTTTCTCAAACACACCAGATAATTTTTCCCGGTTGCGATTACTCCTTACCCTTCCTAATGTAATGTGAGATTTAAACGTTCGTTTCTCTT
This window of the Candidatus Omnitrophota bacterium genome carries:
- the rpsO gene encoding 30S ribosomal protein S15, whose protein sequence is MSLLKDNKKKLIEKFKLHSADTGSSQVQIAILTERISFLSEHLKRHKKDHNSRRGLLKLVSRRRRLLDYLKKDAPRRYEEIIDKLKLRK
- the pnp gene encoding polyribonucleotide nucleotidyltransferase: MQTEDVKVKFAKEDLILETGELAKQANGSVLVRYGGTVVLVSVCCSKQPREGIDFLPLFVEYQEKTYAAGRIPGGFFKREGRPSENEILISRLIDRPLRPLFDKNIRNEIQIVAVVLSSDGSNDPDILSVIGASCAVSISGIPFAGPVGACRVGFIESDFVLNPTYEELEKSSLNLVVAASREGIIMLEADAKEETDETVFAAIEFALSHIPKVIDLQEELIKKVKKPALELALSKAYKDLLSGIDDAFKERIKKSALIANKDEYEKCTKEIVEELVEKLSTDTEKPEVSGVKDAVAEMQEQGLRNFILKEHKRVDGREFDEVRPITCRVSNLPRTHGSSIFTRGQTQSLAVTTLGTRSDEQMIEALEGKTYESFLLHYSFPPFSVGEVKPMRGPGRREIGHGALARKALAVVMPEKDDFPYTVRVVSEILESNGSSSMATVCAATLSLMDAGVPIKSPVAGVALGLVKEGKTQAILTDISGGEDHFGDMDFKIAGTKNGITALQLDLKIDGVDLALIKDAMEQSRKARTLILDKISQTLDAPRKEISDYAPRIKILQINTEKIGDLIGPGGKVIKKIINSTGVTIDIDDDGRVLIGSDKKENLQAALDTIRMIVEDVEVGKVYAGKVVKITNFGAFCEIAPGKEGLVHVSEISDSYVKNVSDVLKVNDEVKVKVIAIDELGRINLSLKKAKDDK
- a CDS encoding DNA translocase FtsK → MINRDRLNEIKALLLLSASLLIFISLVSFTPEDLAFYTSTPNVPAHNLARIFGARIAGTLMFFSGWGSYLFVLFFLLWAKELFQKKSASALRFINILSFFVFLFSVSSFLCIFGPELASSRFLRGGLIGLVFSDFLLRYFGRSGATIILLTLISISFIVAEEMVILPFLLKLGQRLKTFFSNFDLRLFIRRLINALKVSPSKRIVSVAKLRKTTLSPDEVLTSQKISKLEKIQTKINIKQKPRPTVVASLRSKVSKDEINKVFAPAEVEGFAAGEYKLPTLDLLDDPPALSERTLKDDLAANARILEDTLSDFGISARVTDIERGPVITRYELEPAPGIKLQKIVNLNDDIALTMKAQSVRIVAPIPGKARVGIEVPNSSTNLVYFKDVVSDKDFHTADKRLTMAIGKDIAGSPVIADLGEMPHLLIAGTTGSGKTVCVNSLIMSFLYRLSPDEVKFILVDPKMVELAHFNNIPHLLCPVVTAANKVSGALNWLVGEMERRYKLLAEVGVRNIEYFNKREDSEKLPFIIVIIDELADLMSVAANHIENAITRLAQLSRAVGIHLILATQRPSVDVVTGVIKANFPARISFKVASKVDSRTVLDRNGADKLLGRGDLLFLQPGDSKLIRAQGCLIKDSEIERVTEFIRRQGEPRYDSEVLKGTDKSRARFAQKDELFDEAVRMVIESNQASVSILQRRMRLGYTRAARLIDSMEEEGIIGSFQGSKPREILVDRESWLEKSDTKEEKYD
- a CDS encoding DUF4115 domain-containing protein, whose amino-acid sequence is MIDALGKIFKDARRGKGLSIGQVCKKTKVNHNIISAIEEDNFEALNPVYMKSFIKIYARFLGLDAEEVISKYCEYMQLEPEKHLLREKLKKDESKLEPLESKSLRTLIDEGILRDISKLFRGKKKFFITILFILISVVLLNYLFFARIKKAPIKSVGLKEKIVKDSKLTKQSIVKFKDSLRLSVRAKKDCWMRVRVDGKLIFQTTLKKGEVESWQAKEKIELKLGNPAGVDLELNGELLEQFGRRSSKSRYATITKEGIKIAR
- the rimO gene encoding 30S ribosomal protein S12 methylthiotransferase RimO, with protein sequence MSTKTKVGILSLGCPRNIVDSEGITSRLYLKNFQIVDINQAEIAIINTCAFLKEAVEESIDKILDLVELKKQGRLRKIIVSGCLPSRYKSQLIHSLPEIDAFIGPQKLSEKNTPILRLTPKHYSYVKITEGCLNKCSFCIIPKLKGKFASRSIESILEEIQSIDINGKKEIDIIGQDISQYGLDLYKEYALDRLLANICKKLKYIKWIRLLYLHPSHITDELIRVVAGEKAICKYIDLPLQHINDVILKRMNRQISKRQIINLIENIRKEIPDVAIRTSFIIGFPGETDKQFKELLKFIEEMRFERLGVFLYSREEDTPAYHFKEQIPEKVKRRRFDELMGLQQSVASSLCRESLNTTCDVIIDEKCKDDPDTYLGRTSQDAPEVDGVVYVKAKDLKIGDIVSVRITDSLEYDLIGEVV
- the pgsA gene encoding CDP-diacylglycerol--glycerol-3-phosphate 3-phosphatidyltransferase, encoding MNIANKLTLTRIGLTFVFMFFLFLPGLIFKSLALSIFCLACLSDYLDGFLARRHNVISNFGIIMDPIADKILVLASFLSFVEMKLIPAWMVVIVILREFLITGLRIFALSKGRALKAERAGKHKTMSQMFTIFVILLFLIVKEIGLKYALWNDLIQSRAIAFITLLMMLTVIFTATSGISFLLGNRHLILRDNT
- a CDS encoding phosphatidylglycerophosphatase A translates to MNEKLIKLLATFFGAGLLPLIEGTWGSLAGIIVYFLFLKGNSIIHLCFFLIITVVGFAVCAPAERIFKKKDAGAIVIDEVAGISLSLLFIPPKPLYILIGFFLFRLYDTIKPPPTHSIEKLSGSYGIMGDDLIAGVYTNISLHIIIFVLSFSGVLS